A single region of the Hevea brasiliensis isolate MT/VB/25A 57/8 unplaced genomic scaffold, ASM3005281v1 Scaf25, whole genome shotgun sequence genome encodes:
- the LOC131176804 gene encoding uncharacterized protein LOC131176804: protein MKKKPAIGYIYEAMDKAKEPIANSLNGNEEKYKSIFEIIDARWSLQLHRPLHATGYFLNPEFFYPNKMRIESNEDVNTGLLSCIHKIEKNLAKVDMILDEIERYKAAAGTFGFPSAIRGRTTKSPAAWWKTYGSLTPNL, encoded by the exons ATGAAAAAAAAACCAGCCATAGGATATATTTATGAAGCCATGGATAAGGCTAAAGAACCCATTGCCAACTCACTCAATGGCAATGAAGAGAAATACAAGAGCATTTTTGAGATTATTGATGCGAGATGGTCACTTCAATTGCATCGTCCTTTGCATGCTACCGGATACTTTTTGAATCCTGAATTTTTTTATCCAAATAAGATGAGAATTGAATCTAATGAAGACGTCAATACAGGATTGCTTTCGTGCATtcataaaatagaaaaaaatttagcaaaagtTGACATGATTCTTGATGAAATTGAGAGATACAAGGCAGCTGCAGGGACCTTTGGTTTTCCTTCTGCTATTAGAGGAAGAACAACCAAATCTCCAg CTGCTTGGTGGAAAACATATGGTTCTTTAACTCCAAACCTATAA
- the LOC131176802 gene encoding uncharacterized protein LOC131176802, with product MGDKNNTSGSSASSQRMDPGWAHVIQVNENNTNDLQCIYCMKVYKGGINRIKQHLAGSYKNVVRCPKCPEDVRNQMQEFIVKKREQKSIMNMERPPKFDDVEVLGLDENEEEEELMLEIGSERRRQVLEVTSTSASKKPKVLPPQSSRGPIDCYFSPKPTVTGKNMRQTTIDENSPAKKELRERACVAITRWMYDVGIAFNAVNYDSFGEMIRAIGNYGREMKPLSFHEVRVQLLNKEVQIINDLLKSHKEEWENYGCTLMCDGWTDRKGRTLINFLANSPKGSVFIKSVDASDESKTAALLASLIEKELMDNGPKK from the coding sequence ATGGGCGATAAGAATAATACATCTGGATCTTCTGCTAGTAGTCAAAGAATGGACCCAGGATGGGCACATGTAATTCAAGTTAATGAAAATAATACCAATGATCTTCAATGCATATACTGTATGAAAGTTTATAAAGGAGGAATTAATAGAATCAAGCAACATCTTGCTGGAAGTTACAAAAATGTAGTTCGGTGTCCAAAATGTCCAGAAGATGTAAGGAATCAAATGCAGGAATTCATTGTTAAAAAAAGAGAGCAAAAATCAATTATGAATATGGAAAGACCACctaaatttgatgatgttgaagtaCTGGGATTAGATGAAAATGAGGAAGAGGAAGAGTTGATGCTAGAAATTGGCAGTGAAAGAAGAAGGCAAGTACTGGAGGTTACAAGTACTAGTGCTTCAAAAAAACCAAAAGTTTTACCACCACAAAGTAGTAGAGGGCCTATTGACTGTTATTTTTCCCCTAAACCTACTGTTACGGGAAAAAATATGAGGCAAACTACCATTGATGAAAATAGTCCAGCTAAAAAGGAGTTAAGGGAGCGTGCTTGTGTTGCCATAACACGATGGATGTATGATGTGGGAATAGCTTTTAATGCTGTGAATTATGATAGCTTTGGGGAAATGATTCGAGCAATTGGAAATTATGGGAGAGAAATGAAACCTCTAAGTTTTCATGAGGTTAGAGTTCAATTACTTAACAAAGAAGTGCAAATCATAAATGATCTTCTCAAGTCTCATAAAGAAGAATGGGAAAATTATGGATGTACATTGATGTGTGATGGATGGACGGATAGAAAAGGGAGAACCTTGATTAATTTCTTGGCTAATAGTCCAAAGGGAAGTGTATTTATTAAATCAGTTGATGCAAGTGATGAATCAAAGACAGCGGCATTGTTGGCTAGTTTGATTGAGAAAGAATTGATGGACAATGGTCCCAAAAAGTAG